The genomic stretch CATCTAACCCTGGAGCTTCACAGTATAGGGAAGAGTATCATGGGTCAATCAATGGTTTTGTTTCTCCAGGACAAGGTCCAGAAAACTTTGTCTTGTCTAAGGAAAGAAGTGGAGATGGTTCAGAACATTCTggctgaagagagagagaaaagggagacttGGAATGTGAGtatcatattatttttgtatgtgtgtgggaaggagggaaatgggATCTTTGGGGGTCCAAAGAGAAAGTAATCAGCCTACTCCCAAGAAAGAGAATCCGCGCAACCTTACAACCAAAGATTTCAACCTAAAAAAGAGAATAGTTCcccaagaaaacaagcatttattgatataTAAAGTCTCTTTAAATGTATTTTCTGTCCCCTACTACtaacccaattaaaaaaaaaattctgtggaaACATTATCTCAccctgtaacaaatatgcataaccaagcaaaacaaatattcatattacccatgtccaaaaatgtctctctggtttaattctttatttttcaggtttttcccacAACAGGAAtgtgtatatgcctatatatatgtgcatgcacatatacatttaagCATATCTATATGTACTCACTTATAATATTGGTAAATGAGTATATACATGAATGCATACaagtatatagaaatgtaaatatgcacatacatacatttgcatccttctctttttaaatctctttagatagctctttattgttttattcttgAGGGGAAAATGTATGTACAGGTTAGTTATTTGAAGGTAAAGTTCTTAATTGCTTTGCAGAATTGCTAGAATGTTATGTCTCCATCAATATCAaccaattattattttcatttttgttatcttttctaATTTAGCTGTGAGTGGTAGAACATCTGATTTCCTCTATTCTGCAATCTTCTAGTCATTAGTAATTAGGATCATCTTGTGATATTGTATTATTGATAGCTTGCATTTTAAAATTCCCTATTCATTTGCTCTTATTATTATCTATGGGAGAATAAATTGTCATTATAAATTTTCATTTGTTCTCTTTATTTCATAAAACTTTGCCCATAAATTAGAGGAAATTGCTACAAATTttcctgcgcccccccccccaatgtttcccttcaaattttagctgcattgattttgggTAAAGACATTTTCATTCTTGTGTcaagaaaattattcattttattttctgtggtcTTCATCTCTATTATGGCCATGATTTACTAAACTACCCATAGATTTCAAAGctaatttttcttgtttgtaattAGTTTATAATGTAATCCTTTCTACATGTCAaatatttattggcatatatttttcatttttaatctgaaataaattactttccagttttccccaatAGTTTTGTTGGATATTGAGTTTTTATTCCCATAGCTGCTCATTAAGTTTAGATATTGGGTATATAATCTGTTCCACAAGGTAGAAGTTTgtgtttttaatatgttttatttctctgtttttaaatAATACCAAATATTTTTAGTGATTATTGCTTTCAGTATTACTCGAGATCTGTTACTTAACTTTCTTCtcagttttttcccccaattacttcTCTTTaaattattgacttttttctcctccAGGTGAATATAAATACTGTTTTTCATGTCTCTACGCTGAAATCCTGTAGCAATTTCATTGTTTTAGCAAAAAGTCAATTAAAGTGTCACTGTCCTTTTTATTAAATTGGCCCTACCTAGCCTTGAGCAATATTTCTACAATTCCTGAGGCATTTATTTCCATAGAGTGCTTCGTTTCTGTACTTATGTACTTCTACTTTGTGCCTTGATAAGTACATTCACTAGGATTTCCCACATTTtccacacattctctctctctctctttctccccacatATGTCTTCAAAATGATGAGAAAAGGTTTGTCTCACTCTTTTTGGATATGGATTTGGAGGCTTTTGAAACTTAATATTTGGTTTTGTCCTTACAGGAACAGGCACATGCTTGGAGAAAGAGCATTAGAAGGCAATATAAGCAATTATACCATTTCCTGCAGAATGAGGAAAAGAGGTACCTTGATGATTTGGAcataaatgaatggaaaacatGAGGAGACTAAGAGAAAATGTGGTCAGACTCTCTGGACACCTTCAGAAGTTAAGCGAAGTCATCAGAGACCTTGAGGAAAATAGCGAAAAATCAAATCACCAGCTGTTGCAGGTGAGACTTGGGAAGACCGGTAATCATCCTGATAGTTTCTGAATTGAAAATGCTTAGAAGAACAGGCCACTAGCCAAGAATCTGGTTCAGGCTCTCCAGCAAAATCTATAAAAACTAATCACTGATCAGTACAATATTTacaggcctttctttctttttctttctttccttccttctttctttctttccttctttgtttgtttgtttgtttgtttctctctctgtctctctctctctttctttctttctttgatgaggcaattggggtgaagtcacttgcccagtgtcacacagcttgtaagtgtctagttcctgagatcagatttgaactcaggtctttctgacctcagggtcagtgctctacccactgtaccacctacctgccccactaaCAGTCATTTCTAATGATTGAGTGGGAATGTTACCAAGGACATGTATTATTACTTTGCATTGGGTCTGTTTCCCAATATAGGGAACTAGGCCATGAATTTGAACAAGTAG from Dromiciops gliroides isolate mDroGli1 chromosome 6, mDroGli1.pri, whole genome shotgun sequence encodes the following:
- the LOC122730693 gene encoding tripartite motif-containing protein 6-like; this encodes MRPYLLKWRTESVTCERHQEEHKLFCEEDQTLLCASCFQTQEHSRHTVHLIEKAAGASRDKVQKTLSCLRKEVEMVQNILAEEREKRETWNEQAHAWRKSIRRQYKQLYHFLQNEEKRYLDDLDINEWKT